A single window of Paenibacillus sp. FSL H8-0537 DNA harbors:
- a CDS encoding GapA-binding peptide SR1P, with the protein MRNHGIEMGAIYCKHCMTLIDTQPTKKVTNYYSECKEEACVGARYGGGLVSSGQMQGSGNRAGGYTGTGGSES; encoded by the coding sequence ATGCGAAATCACGGTATAGAAATGGGAGCCATTTATTGCAAGCACTGCATGACGCTGATTGATACACAGCCAACGAAAAAGGTGACTAATTATTATTCGGAATGCAAGGAAGAGGCATGCGTTGGGGCGAGGTACGGTGGTGGACTAGTCAGTTCGGGGCAAATGCAAGGAAGCGGAAATCGGGCAGGCGGATATACAGGGACGGGAGGAAGCGAGTCATGA
- a CDS encoding gluconolactonase — MKIKRAILLLAAVLLFAGLSPKLAHASPYEGYTYSYWGETVHSPIAYLPSKTITGQNLGIGPWRSPADIFAALDGHLYVLDSGNGRIVVLDSEWKVVRQMKEFQNNGKQDGFNNPEGLFVTESGHIFVADTENRRVVELDSSGAFVREISAPKSEVISSNFEYFPRKVIVDKAGRIYVVARGVFEGIIEFDSEGGFTGFMGTNRVQFDPVDLFWKTVSTKEQREKLIRFVPIEFNNVDVDLDGFIFTTTADKQTFAPVKRLNPSGIDVIRINGNIGPVGDLSRNRSAFIDIDVSGNGVYRTLDSTRGRIFTYNEDGNLLYVFGQLGNQQGTFKNPVAIESSGNRVFVLDRDQGRITEFAATKFGSLVNEANGLYSIGKHDDAAKLWKEVLRLDANYEMAYIGIGKSMLRQGEYKQAMTFLKLGNDREYYSKALTKYRREYMREHFGIYMTVLIPLILVVIAVRRSMRLRKGELKKDAVSQGG; from the coding sequence TTGAAAATAAAGCGAGCGATTCTGTTATTGGCTGCTGTGCTGCTCTTCGCCGGCTTAAGTCCGAAGCTGGCCCACGCGTCGCCGTATGAGGGATATACCTATTCCTATTGGGGGGAGACCGTTCATTCGCCAATCGCGTATCTTCCTTCCAAGACGATAACGGGTCAAAATTTAGGGATAGGCCCATGGCGTTCTCCAGCTGATATATTTGCTGCACTTGACGGTCATTTGTATGTTCTGGATTCAGGAAACGGGCGAATTGTCGTGCTTGACAGCGAGTGGAAGGTTGTCCGTCAAATGAAGGAGTTTCAGAATAATGGAAAGCAGGATGGTTTCAATAATCCAGAAGGCCTCTTCGTGACGGAGAGTGGTCATATTTTTGTGGCGGATACCGAAAATAGGCGCGTGGTTGAGCTCGACAGCAGCGGAGCGTTCGTCAGAGAAATTTCCGCTCCGAAGTCGGAGGTCATCAGCAGCAATTTCGAATATTTCCCGCGAAAGGTCATCGTTGATAAAGCCGGCCGCATTTACGTTGTCGCCAGAGGCGTCTTCGAGGGCATTATAGAATTTGACAGCGAGGGCGGCTTTACTGGATTTATGGGGACGAACCGGGTGCAGTTTGATCCTGTGGATTTGTTCTGGAAGACGGTATCGACAAAAGAGCAGCGGGAAAAGCTGATCCGGTTTGTTCCCATTGAATTTAACAATGTAGATGTGGATCTGGATGGATTCATCTTTACGACTACAGCCGACAAGCAGACTTTTGCCCCTGTCAAAAGGCTGAACCCATCGGGCATTGACGTCATTCGCATAAACGGGAATATAGGTCCAGTAGGCGATTTGAGCAGAAATCGCTCCGCTTTCATTGACATCGATGTTAGCGGCAATGGCGTTTACCGCACGCTAGATTCGACCCGGGGGCGGATTTTTACTTATAACGAAGACGGCAATTTATTATACGTATTTGGCCAACTGGGCAATCAGCAGGGCACATTTAAAAATCCGGTTGCGATTGAAAGCTCCGGCAATCGGGTGTTTGTTCTGGACCGCGATCAGGGGAGAATTACCGAGTTTGCAGCGACCAAATTCGGAAGCCTCGTTAACGAGGCCAATGGATTATACAGTATAGGCAAGCACGATGATGCAGCAAAGCTGTGGAAGGAAGTGCTCCGGCTCGATGCAAATTACGAAATGGCCTATATTGGCATTGGCAAGTCGATGCTGCGCCAAGGCGAATACAAGCAAGCGATGACTTTTCTGAAGCTGGGCAATGACAGAGAATATTATTCCAAAGCATTAACCAAATATCGCAGGGAATATATGCGTGAGCACTTTGGGATCTATATGACGGTACTGATCCCGCTGATCTTGGTCGTTATCGCCGTTCGTAGAAGCATGAGGCTCAGAAAGGGGGAACTGAAAAAGGATGCGGTTTCTCAAGGAGGCTAG
- a CDS encoding sugar ABC transporter permease, translated as MRFRKLSLEQKNRYYGLYFILPWFAGFLFLFIVPLLSSLRYSFSNLQVTNDGFSLDFIGLSNYREALLSHESYVRILTESVVDIAINTPLIIIFSLFFAVLLNQRFRGRVLARAIFFLPVILASGIIASIENGDLMQSVVRSANDTAGGGLSIMKNLELAVLLIESGVSMTFVEYLTGAVSRIYEIISQSGVQILIFLAGLQSISPSLYEAAKIEGSTGYEAFWKITFPMISPLILTNLVYTIIDSFISDETSRLVVDTAFKSYNFGLSAAMAWMYFVVIALVLWITTSIVSRKVFYQD; from the coding sequence ATGAGGTTCAGGAAGCTTTCGCTTGAGCAAAAAAACAGATATTACGGACTGTATTTCATTCTTCCCTGGTTTGCAGGCTTTTTATTCCTGTTTATCGTGCCGCTGCTGTCATCGCTTCGCTACAGCTTTAGCAATCTGCAAGTCACGAATGACGGCTTTAGCCTGGACTTTATCGGACTGTCCAATTATCGGGAAGCCTTGTTGTCACATGAATCGTACGTCAGAATACTGACGGAATCCGTTGTTGATATTGCGATCAACACACCGCTTATTATCATATTCAGCTTATTTTTTGCGGTGCTGCTTAACCAGAGATTTAGAGGACGGGTGCTGGCCCGGGCCATTTTCTTCCTGCCCGTTATTTTGGCATCGGGCATTATCGCCAGCATCGAGAACGGAGATTTGATGCAATCCGTCGTGCGAAGCGCAAACGATACAGCTGGCGGCGGCCTGTCCATTATGAAAAATCTAGAACTCGCCGTCCTGCTCATCGAATCAGGTGTGAGTATGACCTTTGTAGAGTATTTGACCGGTGCCGTCAGCCGAATTTATGAGATTATCAGCCAATCGGGTGTCCAAATTCTTATTTTTCTGGCGGGCCTTCAGTCGATTTCTCCTTCTTTGTATGAGGCAGCTAAGATCGAAGGCTCGACTGGCTACGAAGCATTCTGGAAAATTACGTTTCCGATGATCAGCCCGTTAATTTTGACGAATCTGGTTTATACCATAATCGACAGCTTCATCAGTGATGAAACAAGCCGGCTTGTGGTGGATACGGCATTCAAAAGCTATAATTTTGGCCTTAGCGCAGCAATGGCGTGGATGTATTTTGTTGTCATTGCGCTTGTGCTGTGGATTACGACGTCAATTGTTTCACGAAAGGTATTTTATCAAGATTAG
- a CDS encoding glycoside hydrolase: MKKKLTVVIVVVFTSALGLYFAFTSNRSDSASSPKKEEAQVQQLTPPDAYVTLDGAVRYQTIDNFGASDAWSMDPLGKYWTEENKNRVADLLFSREKGIGLSAWRFNIGAGSIETDQSRIPDPWRRAESFKLSEEGNYDWSRQAGQQWFLQAAKDRGVDTLIAFVNSPPVWMTKNGHAQPDEEVGSTNLKEGYEDEFAAFLIDILEHFSEAGLDFEYISPINEPTWDWNLAQQESNRYNNEDLKRVILELHRQLKESGLEAQISAPDGVEITALLDDEVYGQFAGGGTYSGGANSLGTGKYREYIKELLGDPRLKEAIGNKIASHSYWSDYSKPGDDRLGKLRQLLDANLKKYDEKAKYWVTEYCILGDYGPGRDLGIEPALHVARTIHFDLTEANAAAWQWWTAVSKVDYKDGLIYTDFSEAGDEQNILTSKIMWALGNYSKFIRPGAQRISLAGLDEDARSGLLGSAYVHVGEQTVTAVFVNDSEDDKRVRVSLDGVDQHHSIAFMEPYITSAGQDLVRGESVPVLDDYSFEAVIPARSVVTLTGGGADGTVE, from the coding sequence ATGAAAAAGAAATTGACAGTTGTTATCGTTGTGGTGTTCACGTCAGCTCTAGGCTTGTATTTCGCTTTCACATCGAATCGTTCCGATAGCGCAAGCAGCCCGAAAAAGGAGGAAGCGCAGGTCCAGCAGCTGACGCCGCCGGATGCTTATGTAACGCTCGATGGAGCGGTCCGCTATCAAACGATTGATAATTTCGGAGCGTCCGACGCATGGTCGATGGACCCTCTGGGCAAGTATTGGACGGAAGAAAATAAAAATCGCGTGGCAGATTTGCTTTTTTCACGAGAGAAAGGAATTGGCCTGTCGGCCTGGCGCTTTAATATCGGTGCAGGCTCGATTGAAACGGACCAGTCGCGTATTCCAGATCCCTGGAGGCGGGCGGAATCGTTCAAGCTTTCAGAGGAAGGGAATTATGATTGGAGCAGGCAGGCGGGTCAGCAATGGTTTCTTCAAGCGGCAAAGGATCGGGGCGTAGATACTTTAATTGCATTCGTAAATAGCCCACCAGTCTGGATGACCAAGAATGGTCATGCCCAACCGGATGAGGAAGTCGGCTCCACCAATCTGAAAGAGGGATATGAGGATGAATTTGCAGCGTTTTTAATCGATATTTTGGAGCATTTTAGCGAGGCAGGCTTGGATTTCGAATATATAAGCCCGATTAATGAGCCGACCTGGGATTGGAATCTGGCCCAGCAAGAAAGCAATCGTTATAACAACGAAGATCTTAAGCGTGTCATTCTTGAATTGCATCGGCAGTTGAAAGAGAGCGGCCTTGAGGCGCAAATCAGCGCCCCAGATGGCGTAGAAATTACAGCGCTGCTGGATGATGAAGTTTACGGGCAGTTTGCAGGGGGCGGGACCTATTCGGGCGGGGCCAACAGTCTAGGAACAGGAAAATACCGGGAATATATTAAGGAGCTGCTCGGTGATCCTAGGCTCAAGGAGGCAATTGGCAATAAAATCGCTTCGCATTCCTATTGGTCCGATTACAGCAAGCCGGGCGACGACCGGCTGGGCAAGCTTAGACAATTGCTGGATGCCAATCTGAAAAAATACGACGAAAAGGCTAAATACTGGGTAACCGAATATTGTATTCTTGGCGATTACGGTCCGGGGCGTGACCTTGGCATAGAGCCTGCCTTGCATGTGGCCCGCACGATTCATTTTGATTTGACGGAGGCAAATGCAGCGGCATGGCAGTGGTGGACAGCCGTGTCAAAGGTCGATTACAAGGATGGACTGATCTATACTGATTTTAGCGAAGCGGGCGATGAGCAAAATATTTTGACCTCCAAAATCATGTGGGCGCTCGGCAATTACAGCAAATTTATACGTCCGGGTGCGCAGCGCATCTCGCTTGCAGGACTGGATGAAGATGCGCGCAGCGGTTTGCTGGGCTCGGCTTATGTACATGTTGGAGAACAGACGGTTACGGCTGTATTCGTCAATGACAGCGAGGACGATAAGCGCGTTCGGGTTTCATTGGATGGCGTGGATCAGCACCATTCCATTGCATTTATGGAACCGTATATTACGTCGGCGGGTCAGGATCTTGTCCGTGGGGAAAGCGTACCCGTGCTGGATGATTATTCGTTTGAAGCGGTTATTCCAGCGAGGTCTGTCGTTACCTTGACGGGAGGCGGGGCTGACGGTACGGTCGAATAA
- the gap gene encoding type I glyceraldehyde-3-phosphate dehydrogenase, whose protein sequence is MHRGVGISGMGRIGRLLVRKMLSEPNPAVRLRAINSVYPVETIAHLLKYDSVHGSWKADILVRDQQLVINGHSIQVVYERAPENIKWHRYGVELAIDATGKFNDRQGALKHMASGAKRVLITAPGKQMDLTIVMGVNDHLYRPEEHQLLSAASCTTNCVAPVLHVLDQAFHIQSGWMTTVHSYTSDQNHLDNPHEDLRRARSCTQSIVPTTTGVGKALADVLPHLSSRIQGMSLRVPTQDVSLIDLTIQAERRTTAAEVNEVLKAAAEGSKSSYIGFAEEPLVSADYIGCSKSAMVDGLSTMVMDNQIKVIAWYDNEWAYACRVMDVANLMMERVKDSCEITV, encoded by the coding sequence ATGCACCGGGGGGTTGGCATTAGCGGAATGGGGAGAATCGGACGGCTGCTCGTTAGGAAAATGTTGTCTGAGCCGAATCCAGCAGTAAGGTTGAGGGCCATTAACAGCGTATATCCCGTGGAGACGATTGCTCATCTATTGAAATACGATTCGGTCCATGGGAGCTGGAAAGCAGATATACTGGTTCGAGATCAGCAGCTCGTGATTAATGGTCATTCCATACAAGTCGTATATGAAAGAGCGCCGGAGAACATTAAGTGGCATCGTTATGGCGTCGAGCTTGCCATTGACGCAACCGGGAAATTCAATGATCGGCAGGGTGCGCTGAAGCATATGGCTTCAGGAGCGAAACGGGTGCTGATTACAGCGCCCGGCAAGCAAATGGACTTGACGATTGTGATGGGTGTTAATGACCATCTTTATCGCCCGGAGGAGCATCAGCTGTTATCAGCTGCCTCCTGTACGACAAACTGTGTGGCTCCGGTTCTTCATGTGCTGGATCAAGCGTTCCATATCCAATCTGGCTGGATGACGACGGTGCATTCCTATACTTCTGATCAAAATCATTTGGACAATCCGCATGAGGATTTGCGCAGGGCTCGGTCCTGCACCCAGTCCATTGTCCCTACGACGACAGGGGTCGGCAAGGCGCTTGCAGATGTGCTGCCGCATTTGTCCTCGCGCATTCAGGGCATGTCGCTGCGGGTTCCGACGCAGGATGTATCGCTAATTGACCTCACCATTCAAGCTGAGCGTCGTACAACAGCGGCTGAAGTAAATGAAGTTTTGAAAGCGGCTGCAGAAGGCAGCAAGTCTTCTTATATCGGTTTTGCCGAGGAGCCGCTCGTATCAGCCGACTATATAGGCTGCTCGAAATCGGCAATGGTAGACGGTCTTTCGACGATGGTTATGGACAATCAGATTAAAGTCATTGCATGGTATGACAATGAGTGGGCATATGCATGCCGCGTTATGGATGTAGCCAATCTAATGATGGAAAGGGTGAAGGATTCATGCGAAATCACGGTATAG
- a CDS encoding spore coat protein, with amino-acid sequence MQQQTTANNNAQKAMNKNHGGHELFDMQELLNCSISAMDQFMIFRQYAQDQELLSLIDKQYQFMQSQYNLTAECFKTGQEPSQKTSTYLIKEVTPTVFGMKQSSPKKPIQSLADVNDAGVCGFMQGIVKKHASLLTTAALEATNPVVRRVLASQVQNFIEISYELFLYQNKNAYYQVPQLNDADMQQILNTFLPIAETPQMPESNKGTALH; translated from the coding sequence ATGCAGCAGCAAACTACAGCGAATAACAATGCACAGAAGGCAATGAACAAAAATCACGGGGGACATGAGCTTTTTGATATGCAGGAGCTATTGAATTGCAGCATTAGCGCAATGGATCAATTTATGATTTTCAGACAATATGCACAGGATCAGGAGCTGCTAAGTCTTATCGACAAGCAATATCAATTTATGCAATCGCAATACAATTTGACGGCTGAATGCTTTAAGACTGGGCAGGAGCCGAGTCAAAAAACATCAACGTATTTGATTAAAGAGGTAACACCGACCGTATTTGGCATGAAGCAAAGCTCGCCGAAAAAACCGATTCAATCACTAGCCGATGTCAACGATGCCGGAGTATGTGGTTTTATGCAAGGCATCGTTAAAAAGCATGCATCGCTGTTAACGACGGCTGCTCTTGAAGCAACGAACCCGGTTGTCCGTCGTGTACTCGCTTCCCAAGTGCAAAACTTTATTGAAATATCCTATGAGCTCTTTCTGTATCAAAATAAAAATGCCTATTATCAGGTACCGCAATTAAACGATGCTGATATGCAGCAAATTTTGAATACATTTTTGCCAATCGCTGAAACACCGCAAATGCCAGAGTCTAATAAAGGAACAGCCCTTCATTGA
- a CDS encoding DUF5696 domain-containing protein yields MKRKLAIIMTAAITGCLLIAQGTNYAEYASEVVADPAPSSGLNSGLAVSSSHSGKVPAWSEGMEMAAENEFLALYVNAETTEIAVRDKRSQAIWYSNPQNREADPVATGYNKTKLNVQVEISYFDSAGNALKYDNYTHSVQNGQYAIVKANAGLDIVYTLGEVKSDIDAIPKYISADRFQTVILDKIEQSADKREVEKRFKYDEENKRYERRDSSFKGIGLSKVTEIFNQIGYDEEQKAIDKAAYGEASTGSANVRIPLHYRLDGEHLLVTVAAGEIEYPANMKIQTLSLLPFFGASGREDEGYTFVPDGSGSLIRFNNGKTYDAPFRTALYGSDASISQLIKIQKEEAARLPVFGMKYEDRAFVAIIEKGDAVAAVEADVSGRLNDYNTVLPSFTLTNLEEVTLTNGWRSSTVKKFQAEPYDGEMTVRYGFLGTGEASYSGMAAHYRHYLIKQTGLTRLPDEGDIPFYVELIGGIPKKKFFLGIPYNAYEPLTTFNQAESILGQMLDRGIGGIKLRYTGWFNEGLNHNLPKSIAVDKKLGGSKGLNELKAYANANGIGLFPDAAFLEAAPQADGFKKSSEASRFITGRLAEIYSYSASTFSQEDEREPGYVVSPKSLPKITAGFMDDYGKLQLSGLSLRDLGSELNSDFNRSEVINREEAKEIVKQQLKQMSGSVKELLVEGGNAYSVPYARHIVDAPISSSGFNMTDESVPFFQMVYHGFVHTAGGAWNMADDQDSSYNFLKALETGSSLHYTWFFADSSAIKMTEFDHLYSADYRGWIDEAAQRYGELNNVLHDVQSQAIIDHRALADGVYQTTFEKGKTIIVNYNDALAEVGGITVRAKDYWVGGEAQR; encoded by the coding sequence GTGAAGCGGAAGCTTGCGATCATTATGACGGCAGCCATTACCGGCTGCTTGCTTATAGCTCAAGGCACCAATTACGCGGAATATGCGTCCGAGGTCGTAGCTGACCCTGCGCCAAGCAGCGGACTAAATAGCGGGCTTGCAGTCTCAAGCAGCCATTCCGGCAAGGTGCCTGCATGGTCTGAAGGGATGGAAATGGCGGCTGAAAATGAATTTTTAGCCTTGTATGTCAACGCTGAAACGACTGAAATTGCGGTTAGGGACAAGCGAAGCCAAGCGATTTGGTATTCCAATCCGCAAAATCGCGAAGCTGATCCGGTCGCAACCGGCTATAACAAGACGAAGCTGAACGTGCAGGTCGAGATCAGTTATTTTGACAGCGCAGGAAATGCATTGAAATATGATAATTACACCCATAGCGTTCAGAACGGCCAATATGCCATAGTGAAGGCAAATGCCGGACTGGACATCGTCTATACGCTAGGGGAGGTTAAAAGCGACATCGATGCCATTCCTAAATATATTAGCGCGGACCGATTTCAAACCGTCATTCTGGATAAAATCGAACAGTCGGCGGACAAAAGAGAAGTTGAGAAACGCTTTAAATATGATGAGGAAAACAAGCGTTATGAAAGAAGGGACTCCTCCTTTAAAGGAATCGGCTTATCCAAGGTTACCGAAATCTTCAATCAGATCGGCTATGACGAGGAGCAGAAGGCAATCGATAAGGCGGCGTATGGCGAAGCGTCCACTGGCAGCGCCAACGTTCGGATTCCTTTGCATTATCGGCTGGATGGCGAGCATCTGTTGGTGACAGTTGCGGCGGGCGAGATCGAATATCCGGCTAATATGAAAATTCAGACGCTGTCCCTGCTTCCGTTTTTTGGTGCAAGCGGCCGCGAGGATGAAGGCTATACGTTCGTTCCAGATGGGTCGGGTTCGCTAATCCGTTTCAACAATGGCAAAACCTACGATGCGCCGTTTCGTACGGCCCTTTACGGTTCCGATGCGTCTATTAGCCAGCTCATCAAAATTCAGAAAGAGGAAGCTGCACGCTTGCCTGTATTCGGCATGAAATATGAGGACCGGGCATTTGTCGCGATTATTGAGAAGGGTGACGCGGTCGCCGCGGTCGAAGCGGACGTAAGCGGCAGGCTGAACGATTACAACACCGTGCTCCCCAGTTTTACGCTGACTAATTTGGAGGAGGTTACCTTGACGAACGGGTGGCGCTCCAGTACGGTCAAAAAGTTTCAAGCGGAGCCCTATGATGGGGAAATGACGGTTCGTTACGGCTTTCTCGGCACGGGGGAGGCCAGCTATTCGGGCATGGCGGCGCATTACCGTCATTATTTGATCAAGCAAACGGGCCTAACGAGGCTGCCGGATGAAGGGGATATTCCGTTTTATGTCGAGCTGATTGGCGGCATTCCGAAGAAGAAATTTTTCTTGGGCATTCCTTATAACGCCTATGAGCCGCTTACGACCTTCAATCAGGCGGAGTCTATTTTGGGCCAAATGCTGGATAGGGGGATCGGCGGCATTAAGCTGCGTTATACGGGTTGGTTTAACGAGGGGTTAAACCATAACCTTCCCAAATCGATTGCCGTTGACAAGAAGCTCGGGGGAAGCAAAGGCTTAAACGAGCTAAAGGCATATGCCAATGCGAACGGTATAGGGTTGTTTCCTGATGCGGCCTTTCTTGAGGCAGCTCCGCAAGCGGATGGATTCAAAAAGTCGAGCGAAGCTTCCCGATTTATTACGGGCCGGCTGGCGGAAATTTATTCTTACAGCGCGTCCACCTTCAGTCAAGAGGATGAACGCGAGCCTGGTTATGTAGTGAGTCCGAAATCGCTGCCGAAAATAACAGCTGGATTTATGGACGATTATGGGAAGCTCCAGCTCTCGGGATTGTCTCTGCGCGATCTTGGCAGCGAGCTGAATTCCGATTTCAATCGTTCCGAGGTTATCAATCGCGAGGAAGCGAAAGAGATTGTAAAGCAACAGCTGAAGCAAATGAGCGGCTCTGTCAAGGAACTGCTGGTGGAGGGTGGAAACGCCTATTCGGTTCCCTACGCGCGGCATATTGTGGATGCGCCGATATCGAGCAGCGGCTTTAATATGACCGATGAGAGCGTTCCATTTTTTCAAATGGTTTATCACGGCTTCGTTCATACCGCTGGAGGCGCTTGGAACATGGCTGATGATCAAGATTCCTCCTACAACTTTCTGAAAGCGCTAGAAACGGGCTCTTCTTTGCATTACACATGGTTTTTTGCTGATTCCTCCGCGATCAAAATGACGGAGTTCGACCATTTGTATTCCGCCGATTATCGGGGCTGGATCGACGAAGCAGCGCAGAGGTATGGCGAACTGAATAACGTTCTCCACGATGTGCAATCCCAAGCGATTATTGATCATCGGGCACTGGCAGATGGGGTGTACCAGACCACTTTCGAAAAAGGGAAAACCATTATCGTCAATTATAACGATGCTTTGGCTGAAGTGGGCGGAATTACAGTTAGGGCAAAGGATTATTGGGTGGGAGGTGAAGCTCAGCGATGA
- a CDS encoding Yip1 family protein codes for MRFLKEARYSLHVAFHPFDGFWDLKYENKGKLRIALVILLAVTVTMILNRQYAGYVVNFNHPLELNSFDELKYIVLPFLLWCVANWSLTTLMDGEGKFEEIVIATGYAMLPLILIYLPNMLLSNVITLREASFYYLLESAAALWFVWLLFIGTMTVHQYTVTKTIMTMLLTVVVMGVIIFLGLLFFSLIQQIVSFVYTIYQELSLRA; via the coding sequence ATGCGGTTTCTCAAGGAGGCTAGGTACTCGCTGCACGTTGCATTCCATCCCTTTGACGGGTTTTGGGACCTGAAATATGAGAACAAAGGAAAGCTCCGGATCGCGCTTGTCATTTTGCTCGCCGTTACGGTTACGATGATTCTGAACCGCCAGTATGCTGGCTATGTCGTCAACTTTAATCACCCGCTGGAACTAAACAGCTTTGATGAATTAAAGTACATTGTGCTTCCATTCCTCCTGTGGTGTGTCGCGAACTGGTCGCTCACTACGCTGATGGATGGAGAAGGGAAATTTGAAGAGATTGTCATCGCTACGGGGTATGCGATGCTTCCTTTAATTTTGATCTATTTGCCCAATATGCTGCTCAGCAATGTGATTACGCTGCGCGAGGCCTCCTTCTATTATTTGCTGGAATCTGCGGCAGCGTTATGGTTTGTTTGGCTGCTGTTTATTGGAACGATGACGGTTCACCAATATACGGTTACGAAGACGATTATGACGATGCTGTTAACGGTTGTAGTGATGGGCGTCATTATTTTTCTAGGGCTGCTCTTCTTCAGCCTGATCCAGCAAATCGTCAGTTTTGTGTACACGATTTACCAGGAACTTTCATTGCGAGCATAA
- a CDS encoding carbohydrate ABC transporter permease, with translation MKKDIAEVGQPTKEQLQRMASAAYWVEFAKKWLWVTIRFVLIFGIAFVIVYPILLKLSIAFKSMDDLYDSTVIWVPHALTLDNFKLVFQAMNYPQVLLNTLLLSSAVMLLQTATCVLAGYGFARVKFRGSGILFAGVIFTILVPAQTMMVPLYLQFKNFDLFGLVKLIQGEPANLINTYWPFIISAALGMGVKTGLYVYIFRQFFKGIPREIEEAAYVDGAGYFTTFRRVILPNAVPSMVTVMLFSFVWQWNDSFFTNMYLNEPKVMSSMMASSGYAIATFLSGGGQAETASYVQDPFFMSMMMNTSVLMAILPLIIMYLFVQRHFVESVERSGLVG, from the coding sequence ATGAAGAAGGATATCGCTGAGGTGGGGCAGCCAACGAAAGAACAATTGCAGCGTATGGCATCCGCCGCCTATTGGGTCGAATTTGCGAAAAAATGGCTGTGGGTGACCATCCGCTTCGTACTCATTTTCGGCATAGCGTTTGTCATCGTCTACCCGATTTTATTGAAGCTTTCGATTGCCTTCAAAAGCATGGATGATTTGTATGACTCTACAGTCATTTGGGTGCCGCATGCGCTGACGCTCGACAATTTCAAGCTCGTATTTCAAGCCATGAACTATCCGCAAGTGCTGCTCAATACGCTGCTGCTGTCTTCTGCGGTCATGCTGCTGCAAACGGCAACCTGCGTGCTTGCCGGTTATGGCTTTGCTCGAGTGAAATTCAGGGGAAGCGGCATTTTGTTCGCAGGCGTTATTTTTACGATTTTGGTGCCGGCCCAAACGATGATGGTTCCGCTTTATTTGCAATTTAAAAATTTCGATCTATTCGGGCTGGTTAAGCTGATTCAGGGCGAGCCCGCCAATCTGATAAACACCTACTGGCCATTTATTATTTCGGCAGCGCTGGGCATGGGTGTGAAGACGGGGTTATATGTGTATATTTTTCGCCAGTTTTTCAAAGGAATTCCGCGAGAGATTGAAGAAGCTGCCTATGTGGATGGAGCCGGCTACTTTACAACCTTTAGAAGGGTCATCCTGCCTAATGCGGTCCCTTCCATGGTGACTGTCATGCTGTTTTCCTTCGTCTGGCAGTGGAACGACTCTTTCTTTACGAACATGTATTTGAATGAGCCGAAGGTGATGTCGTCGATGATGGCTTCATCCGGCTATGCGATTGCTACGTTCCTTAGCGGAGGTGGGCAGGCGGAAACCGCTTCGTACGTTCAGGACCCATTCTTTATGTCCATGATGATGAACACAAGCGTCCTGATGGCTATACTGCCGCTAATTATTATGTATTTGTTTGTGCAAAGGCATTTTGTAGAGAGTGTCGAACGATCAGGCTTGGTCGGATAG